The DNA region TTTCTATTGGATATAATCCAGCAAATACAAAAGGTTTAGCTGGTTCAAAACCTCCAATTGGTTTTTGTGTTGGATTTTTTGCATCAGTCATCGTATCTCCAACTGCAATTCCATCTAAAGTTTTAAGACCAAGTACAACAATACCAATTTCGCCTGTTTTAATCTCTTTTGTTTTTTCTCTATTTATTGGATGTGGATACATTAAATCAAGTACTGGATGCTCAACTTTAGTATTCATCATTTTAAGAACTTGACCTTTTTTTATACTACCATCATAAACTCTTACCAGTGCTAATGCACCAAGGTAATTATCAAACCAAGAATCATAAATCAGTGCTTTAGTAGAAGCATTTTCATCTCCTTGTGGTGCTGGAATTCTATCTACGATTGAGTCAATTAACTCTTTTACTCCTAATCCTGTTTTAGCACTAACTAAATTATGTTCTGTACAATCTAACCCTATTGCTTCTTCTGTCTCTTCAAGAACTCTCATAGGATCAGCACTTGGTAAATCAATTTTATTAACAACTGGAAGTAGTTCTAAATCATTATCCAATGCAATATAAACATTTGCAATTGTTTGTGCTTCTACACCTTGTGTTGAATCTACAATAAGTAGTGCACCTTCTGATGAAGCTAAACTTCTACTAACTTCATAAGAAAAATCGACATGCCCTGGAGTGTCTATTAAATTAAGTATATATTCTTGATTATCTTTTATATATTTTAATCTAACACTTTGAGCTTTTATTGTGATTCCTCTTTCTTGCTCAATTTCCATAGTATCCATCATTTGAGATGATAATTCTCTATCTGATACTGCTCCACACTCTTGAATAATTCTATCAGCAAGTGTAGATTTTCCATGGTCAATATGTGCAATAATACTAAAATTCCTAATATTTTGTTGCAAAGTAATTTCCTATTGATTTATATTTTACGCGATTATATCTAATTTAATGTTATGTAGTGTTTAAGTTTTTTAGTAGATAAAAGATAGGAGTTTTCCTACCTTTTATAGTTTTTATTATTTTATAATAGTAGCTTCAACTCTTCTGTTTTTAGCTCTACCTTCTTTAGTCTCATTTGTAGCAATTGGTCTTGATTCACCATATCCATATGATTTTAATCTACTTTTATCAATTTTATAAGCTTTTAATGCTTCAACAGTTGAAAGAGCTCTTCTTTCTGATAATTTCTGATTGTATTCTTTTGTCCCTATAGCATCAGTATGAGCTTCAATTTTTGCTTTAGTTGTAGGGAATTTTTTCATAAATTCAGCGAATCTTTTAATTTTTGATTCATATGAATTATTGATTTTTGCACTATCAAATGCGAAATTAATATTTAAATCTGTTTTTAGTGAACAACCAACTTTATCTACAAAATCACCTTTTGGTGTATTTGGGCATTGGTCAATTGAATCAGGAACCCCATCACCATCACTATCTATTTCATCTAGTTGTGCCATTTTCTTTGGTTCTTCTTTTTTTGCAGCAATTGGTTCTTCTTTTACTGGTTGTTTTTGAACAGGAGCAACATTTGTAGCTTTTTTACCAAATGAAATTGCAAGACCTACTGTATATAAAAGTGTATTATCTCCATGATCTGCATTAATTAAATGTCTAATATCTGTTTTTAATGCTATGTCATCAGTAAATTTGTATTTATATCCGATACCATAATTTCCAAATAATCCAGAATCATTTCTGTTATCTTCATTACTAAATACTTCAACACCAGCACCTACTAATCCATAAATTGAAGAGTTCTTTGTAATCTCAAAGTCTTTAATTACGTTAGTAAAAAGTCTTGTTATTTGTGTATCTCCACCATGACGATAATCAACTTCACCTAAAGAATTTAAAAACCCTAATTCTACTTGATTAAAAAAGCTTTTATCATCTAAGTTAAACCC from Malaciobacter molluscorum LMG 25693 includes:
- a CDS encoding OmpA family protein; protein product: MKKVLLSTILCSSLMFAASEYKYEITPIIGGAITEGNTNLDDDYGVGGLSLGFNLDDKSFFNQVELGFLNSLGEVDYRHGGDTQITRLFTNVIKDFEITKNSSIYGLVGAGVEVFSNEDNRNDSGLFGNYGIGYKYKFTDDIALKTDIRHLINADHGDNTLLYTVGLAISFGKKATNVAPVQKQPVKEEPIAAKKEEPKKMAQLDEIDSDGDGVPDSIDQCPNTPKGDFVDKVGCSLKTDLNINFAFDSAKINNSYESKIKRFAEFMKKFPTTKAKIEAHTDAIGTKEYNQKLSERRALSTVEALKAYKIDKSRLKSYGYGESRPIATNETKEGRAKNRRVEATIIK
- the lepA gene encoding translation elongation factor 4, producing the protein MQQNIRNFSIIAHIDHGKSTLADRIIQECGAVSDRELSSQMMDTMEIEQERGITIKAQSVRLKYIKDNQEYILNLIDTPGHVDFSYEVSRSLASSEGALLIVDSTQGVEAQTIANVYIALDNDLELLPVVNKIDLPSADPMRVLEETEEAIGLDCTEHNLVSAKTGLGVKELIDSIVDRIPAPQGDENASTKALIYDSWFDNYLGALALVRVYDGSIKKGQVLKMMNTKVEHPVLDLMYPHPINREKTKEIKTGEIGIVVLGLKTLDGIAVGDTMTDAKNPTQKPIGGFEPAKPFVFAGLYPIETDKFEDLREALIKLQLNDSSISFEPESSAALGSGFRTGFLGMLHMEVIKERLEREFDLDLIATAPTVVYEVLKTDGEKIIIQNPSELPEPNYIQTIYEPYVKATILVPDEFLGNVIKLLNDKRGIQVKMDYLGKRVLLEYDIPMNEIVMDFYDKLKSTTKGYASFDYEPIGFRPGDLKKLDIRVAGDIVDALSIIVPEDKAVSRGREFIKALKELIPRQLFEVAVQASIGNTIIARETVKSMGKNVTAKCYGGDITRKRKLLEKQKAGKKRMKAIGKVNVPQEAFMAVLKI